A genomic region of Trifolium pratense cultivar HEN17-A07 linkage group LG3, ARS_RC_1.1, whole genome shotgun sequence contains the following coding sequences:
- the LOC123917767 gene encoding receptor-like protein EIX2, with the protein MANSIFLQFIAIIFLVMHGHVLCGGGFNTQFIASEAEALLEFKDGLKDPSNLLSSWTHGKDCCHWKGVGCNTTTGHVISLNLHSSNSLDKLQGHNLSSSLLKLPHLSYLNLSGNDFMQSRVPTFLGTMQNLKHLDLSHANFKGSLFDNLGNLSLLESLDLSGNGFYVNSLKWLHELSSLKVLDLSGVDLSSCKNDWFHDISIILHSLETLCLSCCRLHKLPKFPRSELNCDSLVTLDLSINYFNSTIPDWLFENCRRLQYLNLSRNALQGPIPHSIGRVTTLATLDLSQNMLNGSIPNSISMLLSLVSLDLSDNMLTGSIPSTLGQAHGQSSLKKLHLSNNLINGSLERNIHQLSKLVVLDLAYNYLEGNISDVHLDNFSNLKVLHLSFNYITLNMSKNWIPPFQLETIGLANCLLGPQFPKWIQTQKNFSHIDISNASVSDTVPNWFWDLSPNVEYMNLSYNELKRCGQGFSQKLKLKTLDLRNNNFLCPLPRLPPNSRMVDLSHNSFYGTISHVCEILSFNNSLEILVLSSNNLSGVIPNCWTNGTNMIILNLAKNNFTGLIPNSFGCLAKLHMLIMSNNNLFGKIPNTLRNCPLMTLLDLQSNRFSGGIPSWIGTDMPILKALMLGRNSFDGNIPKTLCQLKSLQMLDLSENQLRGEIPKRCHFAAMATEESVNENSYMEYLSIKESLLIYLFERNNQLLMLFQRRNAMLKTIDLSSNNLTEGIPVEMAELAELISLNLSRNQLVGSIPSNIGELKNLDTLDLSWNHLSCAIPTNMANMERLAVLDLSYNTLSGKIPSGPQLQSFSGFSFEGNSHLCGEPLEKACPRNSSFKDAHCSHSVEHENDSNHEDKGMDMEINPFYISMGIGFSTGFWVFWGSLILIASWRHAYFRFLSNMNDRIYVTVVVAYNKLRRKLHAQQPPM; encoded by the coding sequence atggCGAATAGCatatttcttcaatttattgcAATTATATTCCTTGTAATGCATGGACACGTTCTATGCGGTGGAGGGTTCAACACTCAGTTCATAGCCAGTGAAGCAGAGGCACTTCTTGAGTTCAAGGATGGCTTGAAAGACCCTTCAAATCTTTTATCTTCATGGACACATGGAAAAGATTGTTGCCATTggaaaggagtaggatgtaacACAACCACAGGTCATGTTATCTCCCTTAATCTCCATTCTTCTAATTCCTTAGATAAACTTCAAGGTCATAATTTAAGTTCATCTTTGCTAAAATTGCCACATTTAAGTTATTTGAACCTTAGTGGCAATGACTTCATGCAATCTAGAGTACCTACTTTTCTAGGTACTATGCAAAATTTAAAACATCTTGACCTATCTCATGCAAATTTTAAGGGGAGTCTCTTTGATAATCTTGGAAACCTTTCTCTACTTGAATCACTTGATTTGAGTGGAAATGGTTTCTATGTCAACAGTCTAAAATGGCTTCATGAACTTTCGTCCTTGAAAGTTCTGGATTTAAGTGGTGTTGATCTTAGTAGTTGCAAAAATGATTGGTTTCATGATATTAGCATAATACTCCATTCTCTTGAAACATTGTGTTTATCGTGTTGTCGACTTCACAAACTACCTAAATTCCCTCGATCTGAACTGAATTGTGATTCTCTTGTAACTCTCGATCTGTCGATAAACTATTTCAATAGTACTATTCCTGATTGGTTGTTTGAAAATTGTCGTCGCCTTCAATACCTTAATCTCTCGAGGAACGCTTTACAAGGTCCAATTCCACATTCAATTGGGAGGGTGACAACTCTTGCAACACTTGATCTGTCACAAAATATGCTCAATGGTTCAATACCAAATTCCATTAGCATGCTTTTGAGTCTTGTATCACTAGATCTATCAGACAATATGCTCACCGGTTCAATACCATCAACATTAGGGCAAGCTCATGGCCAAAGTAGTTTGAAAAAGTTGCATCTTTCTAATAATCTAATAAATGGGTCATTAGAAAGAAACATTCACCAACTATCAAAATTGGTTGTGTTGGATTTAGCTTATAACTATTTGGAAGGTAATATCAGTGATGTACATCTAGATAACTTTAGCAACCTCAAAGTGTTACACCTATCTTTTAACTATATAACTTTGAACATGAGCAAAAATTGGATTCCTCCTTTCCAACTTGAAACTATAGGTTTGGCGAATTGTCTTTTGGGCCCTCAATTTCCAAAATGGATTCAAACTCAAAAGAATTTCTCCCATATTGATATATCAAATGCAAGTGTCTCTGATACTGTGCCAAATTGGTTTTGGGATTTGTCACCTAATGTTGAGTATATGAACCTCTCTTACAATGAACTGAAAAGATGTGGACaaggtttttcacaaaaattgaaacttaaaacaCTTGATTTGAGAAACAATAATTTCTTATGTCCTTTGCCCCGTTTGCCTCCTAACTCGAGGATGGTGGATTTGTCCCATAATTCATTTTATGGAACAATTTCACATGTGTGTGAGATATTGAGCTTCAATAACTCATTGGAAATTCTTGTGTTATCTTCAAATAATTTGTCAGGAGTCATTCCAAATTGTTGGACAAATGGGACAAACATGATCATTCTTAATCTGGCTAAAAACAATTTTACTGGATTAATTCCAAATTCCTTTGGTTGCCTTGCAAAGCTTCACATGTTAATAATGTCCAACAATAATCTTTTTGGAAAAATTCCCAACACACTAAGAAATTGCCCACTGATGACTTTATTGGATTTACAGTCGAATCGATTTTCAGGGGGCATACCATCTTGGATTGGTACAGACATGCCAATTTTAAAGGCACTCATGTTGGGTAGGAATTCCTTTGATGGAAATATACCAAAAACATTATGCCAACTCAAGTCTTTACAGATGTTAGACCTTTCTGAGAATCAATTGAGGGGAGAGATTCCAAAAAGATGCCACTTCGCTGCAATGGCAACTGAAGAAAGTGTAAATGAAAATTCCTACATGGAATATCTTTCAATTAAGGAAAGTCTTTTGATCTATCTGTTTGAAAGGAATAATCAACTTCTAATGCTATTCCAAAGGAGAAATGCTATGCTTAAAACAATTGACTTGTCATCAAATAATTTAACAGAAGGCATCCCTGTTGAAATGGCAGAGCTAGCTGAATTAATTTCATTAAATTTGTCGAGGAACCAATTGGTGGGTTCCATTCCTTCCAATATTGGTGAACTGAAAAACTTGGACACATTAGATTTGTCGTGGAATCATTTATCATGTGCCATTCCCACTAACATGGCAAATATGGAACGGCTAGCTGTGTTGGACTTATCATACAACACTTTGTCTGGGAAAATTCCATCAGGACCTCAGTTGCAATCATTTTCTGGATTCAGTTTTGAAGGTAACTCACACCTTTGTGGTGAACCACTCGAGAAAGCATGCCCCAGAAACAGTTCGTTCAAAGATGCACATTGCAGTCACAGTGTAGAACATGAAAATGACAGCAACCATGAAGATAAAGGAATGGACATGGAAATAAATCCGTTCTACATAAGCATGGGAATAGGATTTTCCACAGGATTTTGGGTATTTTGGGGATCTTTAATACTCATTGCATCTTGGAGACATGCTTACTTCCGTTTTCTAAGCAACATGAATGATAGGATCTATGTCACAGTAGTTGTTGCATATAATAAATTGCGTAGGAAGCTTCACGCTCAACAACCTCCCATGTAA